The Methanoregula sp. UBA64 genome contains the following window.
ATGATAAGCGCGCCGAATTCATCAATATCGACTGCTTCACCGGAGAAGCTGTTTTTAAGGGTCCGTATATCTACCCGGTGTTCGAGCGTGCAGGAGAGACTCTTCCATTCCCGAATGATGGTATCGTACTCGCCGCTCTCGACAAGGTGGTAGTGGTTCTCGAACTCTTTTAAGATCCGGGCGAGGAACGAGGCCCGGTCCACCTCGTGGCCGAGCTCGGCGGAGATCGAAGTGATAGTGTCCTGCAGCGCCGGGGAGAACTGGCTGATCGCAACATTCGCATCGATCCCCATGCCGAGCAGGCAGTAGTGGACGGTGTCAGCCTCCGCAGAGAGTTCGAGCAGGAGCCCTGCGACCTTCTTGTTCCCGATGAAGATGTCGTTTGGCCACTTGATGAGCGCGCCGATCCCGAACTCTTTTCGTATCGCCCGGGCCACCGCTACCGAACCCGCCATCGTGATCATGAAAATCCGGTCGACCGGGATGGTGGGTTTTAGGACGATCGTGATCCAGATCCCCCCGCTCGGGGAAACCCAGGCACGTCCCATCCGCCCGATGCCACCGGTCTGCTCTTCGGCAATGATCACCATGCCGTGCATCTTCCCAACGTCTCCCTCGGCACAGAGTTGTTTTCCTGCCCAGATGGTGGAGGGCGTATTCTCCAGGTACCGCATCTTCTTGCCGATACATTTTGTATGGAGCTTGCGGTGGACCTCGTAGGGAAGGAGCTTGTTGCTCATCCGGGTAAGCCGGTATCCCTCCTTCTGCGACGACGAGATATCGTATCCCATCATGCGGAGTTCGTTGATATGCTTCCAGACCGCAGACCGGGTTATCCCCAGTTCGTTGCTGATCGTCTCTCCCGAGACCGGCCCTTCCGTCCTTTCGAGGACTTCAAGAACCTTGAATGCTGAGTCCGGCGTGTTTTCACCTCTTCGAATCCACGGATTCCCCGGGCAGCGGGCAGGGGTCCTTGCCACAGACCTGTTTGAGGATGGCAGACTGGTGTTCCATCAGGGTGGCGAGATCGAATATCCCCGTGACATCCACAACACCGATTGCGCCGATCACATGCCCGTCATGGTCATGGATGGGAGCAACCGTGACCGGCACACCCTTATAGACGCCGTTCTCAGGAGTTGTCTTTACGATACTGTCAGAGGCAATAGCCTGTTCGAGCACCGGGCCGGTGTAGTTCCGGTCGACGACACGCCCGTCCTCGATCCGTATGCCGGGTTTATAGAGAGACTTTGCCGTGACCGGAAGACGGTGAACGATCTCATGGATGGCAAGAACCACCGGTTCGAGATCGCCCGCTTCGGCCGTTTCACAGAACGTGTAGCGGTGCATCGACACTAACCTCACTAACAAAGAGGTATTTTTCTTTTAAAATAAGGTTTGTGTGCCGGACCCGCAGAATTTTTGGATAAATCCGCGGGACGGGTATTCGTGGACGCTTGTCACGAGCACGGTCCCGGCCCCGACCTTTTTCTCAATAACGATCGCCGACCCGCCATCAGTGCCCGTGGCCTCCCCCTCGTGCGGGGAAAACGTCCCGTCGCACTCGATACAGGTGGGATCGTAATCATGGACAAGGTCGCCTGCAAGCCCCGTTCCGCTGCATGAGACATTCCGGGGGGAGAATGCATGCCGGTAAGTGACGGAGAACGGCAGCCAGTCGTAAACGCCCTCCTTGTCGATCATGGCCCCGAAAACAAGGAGGTTGCCGCCGTTCTCCACGTACCGGCGGATACGATCTGCCGAGGCGCGGAGCGCCGGCAGCAGGCGGCAGTAGGCCGGGTTGCCAAAGCCGGTGGGGATAATCAGGCAGGTAAACGATCCCCGGTAAAAAGGAGCCGCAAGTACATAGGGGGTGACAAGCTCGCAGGGGATCCCGCAGTCCTCGATATACCGGACAAAGGGCTGGGGGGTCTCCCACACAAACCCTGCCCGGCAGCTCATCCCTTGATCACTCCAATGGGAGTGAGCCGGGCCACGAGTGCGGAAATGCCGGCGCGGGCCACAACCTCCACGACCTCGCTGCTGGGCTTGTATACCTCCGGGGCCTCGTCGGCAATTGCCGCCTCGTTTGGCGCCCGGACAATGATCCCCTGTTCGAGCAGGTGATCGGCAACCTCTTTGCCGGTCTGCTTCTTTTTTGCCTGCGACCGGCTCATGACCCGCCCCGAGCCGTGGCAGGTACTCCCGAAGGTGCGCTCCATTGCCGCCGTCGTCCCTTTGAGGACATAGGAGGAGGTGCCCATGCTGCCCGGGATGATCACCGGCTGGCCGATCCCTGTAAGATCGGGAGGGAGGTCCGGCGCACCGGGCCCAAACGACCTCGTCGCCCCTTTCCGGTGAACGCAGAGCGGGACCCGGTGCCCGTCCACGGCATACTCCTCGATCTTTGCCACATTATGCGTTACATCGTAGACAAGCGGCATGTCCTCATAGGCAAGGGAGAACATGCGCATGAACTGCCGGCGGGCTGCATCCATGATCAGCTGCCGGTTCGCCCACGCATAGTTGGCCGAGGCTGCCATGGCACCGAAGTATGCTTTCCCTTCAGGCGACTGGAGCGGTGCGCAGGCAAGCTGCCGGTCGGGAAGCGCGATCTGGTACTTCTTTGTCGCAGTCTCAAGATCCTTGAGATGGTCCGTGCAGACCTGGTGGCCGAGGCCCCGCGATCCGCAGTGAATCATGCAGCAGACCTGGCCTTTTACCAGACCAAAGGCCTGTGCCGCCGCTTCGTCGTAGATCTCGCTGACCTCCTGCACTTCGAGGAAGTGGTTGCCCGACCCGAGCGTACCTCCCTGCGGAATGCCGCGGGCCCGGGCCTTGGGCGAGACCGCACGGATATCTGCCTGCTTCATGCAGCCCCGATCCTCGCACCGGTCAAGATCTCGTTCCACCCCAAAACCGGCTTCAACGGCAAACCGGGCGCCCTTCTCCATCATCGCTGTCAGGTCGGCTGGCGAGATCTTCTGTGTGCTCTTTGCCCCGACCCCGGTCGGCACGGCCTTGTACAGTGACTCGACCAGCTCCCGGGGCTTTTTGATATCGGCTTTTGCGAGGGGTGTCGTAAAAAGCCGCACACCGCAGTTGATATCAAACCCCACGCCGCCCGGGGAGATTACCCCCTCGTCGAGCGTGAACGCGGCTACCCCTCCGATGGGAAAACCATAGCCCCAGTGGATATCCGGCATCCCGTACGCGGACCGCACGATGCCGGGCATGGTGGCGACATTGGCCAGCTGCTGGACGGCTCCCGGTTCAAGGAGTGCCGCAAGCGAATCGGAAAGGAAGAACCGACCTGGCACCCGCATCCCGGGTACAAACCCTTTCGGGATCTCCCATTCATCGCCTGCGAGCCGAATTACACCGTCGATCATTGCCGCTCCCTCTTATACATCAAATACGATCTCCAGCATATATCCCTTGGCATCGTGGCTGATTTTTAGGCCGGAGTAGGAGATGCCCTTTACCCCGGTCCCCTTGTTGTGCCGGGCAGGGTCGAAGGGCTCCCCGTCAAGCACTGCGTAAAGGTTCAGGCCGTCGAGCTTTACATCGGCACAGGAAAAGACCAGCCCGTCGACTTCGGACAGGTAGAGGACTTCTGACAGGAAATCGCAGAGGAGCGATTCCTGATCCTCCCCGGTAAGATTGCACTCCCGCTTTGTCCCGCCGCGCCGGTCGTCGCCGTACATTACCTGCATCAGCGCCGCACAGGCCTCCCCAAAAAGGGCACCGGGGGTAGGTGCCAGGGCCTGGATCTTGACATCTGCGGTATGGGGGATCTCTTTAAAACTCATCGGCGCATGAACCATCCGGCTCTTCGTAAAACGGGATCATCTCGGCCCGGATTTCATCGAGATACCGCACCTGGTGGATAGAGATATAGACGGTGTGGCCGGCGACCGTGATGAGGACATCGCTCTTCTTGGGCGGTTTTATCCTTATCGGGAGGAGAACAGGCCCGCCGCAGGAGGTGCAGATACGGAAATCGCAGTTCCTCTTTTCGATATAGTTTTTTACTTCCGGTGAAACAGCAATCGCAGGGACATCGGCGGTACGGGCAGTACCGGAAGCATCGGAACTCTGGCCGGGCATTATGCCCGTACTATTATCCGGGCACCTTAAAAAACGGGTATGGTGTTTGTTTGGCAAGGGCAGCTTTACGCCCCGACCAGCCGGACCACCATCGACGAGTATTTCTCTTTTAGCTCGTACGTGGTGATGCCCCCCACACTGCGGCTTACCCGGAGGATGCCGATGCGGGACGCGATAATACCGACCATCGACGCGATTGCATGGAACGAGACCGAGAACTGGTTTTTGAGTCCCTCCATGATAGCGGTGATCGTCACCTGCCGGATACGCAGGAAAAGCCTGAGTACCTCGCGGCGGAGACCGGTCTTATCCCGGTTGAGGTAGGCCATGAGCCTTCCCTCAATCATCCGTTCGATCTCGAACTGAGATCTCATGGTTTAATGATCGCGGCCGGCTACATATATATTTTTGTATTTATCCGGTTTTACAAACCCAGATTGAAAATCCGTCCGTTTTGGCAGGGAACAAAAATATTCTGCGAAATCCGGCATCACAGGCCGTAAGGGGGCCCGATCCGGTTCCTGTACAGCCGGCCCGGCTATCTGGTAATTATTTAATCGTTCATGAACAGATGAGTATGATATGGGATTATTCAGTTATAACATCGAGAAATATTCACCAAAACAACTGGTGATAATCCCGTTGGTGCTGCTTGCCATTGCGCTTGTGGTGCTTGCGTATGTTACGGTAACGGTCGGCATGCCGGTCAAGCCGGGAATCGACTTTTCCGGTGGTACTGCCATCACCGTGATCACTCCTGATTCTTCCGACCAGCTCCGGGCAGTCTTTGCCGATTACCCGCTCGTGAGCATCAGCGAAGGCGTAAACAACGGGAAATTCCTGACCTTCTCCGCCATGGACGATACGAAATACCAGGGCCTGACAAAACTGGTTTCCGAGAAATACCCGGATGCACGCATCGACCAGATCGGCGAAGCGTTCGGTAAGACACTCCAGGACCAGGCACTCCTTGCCATGATCCTTGCTTTTATCGGCATGGCAATCGTGGTCTTCATCTCCTTTAGGACCTTTGTTCCCTCCGTTGCAGTCGTCCTCTCGGCATTTGCCGACATGGTAATGACCGCGGCGATGATGAACGTTGTAGGTATCCCCTTAACGCTCGGGACAACCGCAGCGCTCCTCATGCTCATCGGGTATTCTGTGGACAGTGATATCTTACTCACGACACGGGTCTTGAAACGGCAGGGAAAACTCAACGAAAAACTCTCAGGGGCTTTCCATACCGGTATCATCATGACCTCTACAACGCTTGCAGCTGTTGTCGTCCTCCTCATCGTTTCATGGATCGGGCAGGTGCAGGTTGTTGAAGAGATCTCGGCCGTGCTCCTCATCGGGCTTATCTTCGATATCATGAACACATGGCTCACAAACGTCGGCATACTGAAATGGTATGTCACAAAGGGAGGCGGGAAATGAAGCATGACAAGGTCAAGGCACTCGCCACGGACTGGCGGGTTCTCACGCTTGCGATCCTCCTTATCCTGTCGGTCGTGGCAATCTATCCCCACTTCGACGATAACGGGAACCTGACCACCAACCTCCAGTACGGCCTCGACCTCCAGCAGGGGGCCTGGCTCCAGCTCGAATTCCAGTCGGAAGTCGTGGGCTACTCTACCACACAGCCGGTCGACACGTTTGTAACAAACCTCTCCAAAAGCCTCGATGCCGATGTGGAAGTAGTCGATGCAAACCATCTTGAAATCCGTAAATATTACACCCAGGCCCAGCTCGAACCGTATTTCGCGGCGAGCGGCGGGAAGATCGTCTCGTACCAACAGGGAGTCTCCAAGGATACTGCTGCCGATGTAAAGACCATCTTAGAGAACAAGATCAACTCGATGGGCACCAAGGACGCGAAAGTGAACGTCCTTACCGGTGTTAACGGCGTTGCCCGGTACGTCCGGGTGGAGATGGCCGGCGTCGACATGAACGAAGCCCAGCAGATTGTGGGCAAACAGGGTAAGTTCGAGATCCGGATCCAGACGGCGGGCAACCAGACCGAGCACGTGCTCTATGGCGACTCCATCACGAGCGTCCAGACCCCGAACAAGGATACCCGGGGCGACTGGGGCGTCAGTTTCACGCTGAGCCCGGCAGGAGCAGAAACATTCCGGCAGGCCGCCATCAAGTACGGCGCAACAACCGACCCGAACAACCACCAGCTGGCGATGATCCTCGATAACAAGACGGTGTACTCCGCGCCGCTCTCCACGGATCTCGCCTCGTCGCTCCAGAGTACAGCGACCCACTCGATGACTGCCTCGACCGGCACCGGCACCTACGGCATGCAGCAGGCAACCGACCTCGAGATCCACCTCCGGGCAGGAGCGCTCCCGGTTGACGTGAAGATCGCAGGTTCCGGTTCGACCTCGGCATCGCTCGGGGCCCACTACATGACCATGTGCATGATCGCGTTCATCCTCGCGCTCATCACGGTCGGATTTGTGATCTACTACCGGTACCGCGAGCCGCGGATCGTCCTCCCGATGGTGCTCATCAATGCCTCGGAGATCGTGATCCTTCTCGGGTTCATCAGCGCGATCAAGTTCCAGATGGACCTGCCAACGATAGCGGGACTGATAGCCGTCGTAGGTACGGGTATCGATCAGCTGGTCGTCATCACCGATGAAATCCTGCACGAGGGCATTGTGCCGTCCCCCAACGTCTACTTAAAGAGGCTCGGGCGGGCGCTCACGATCATCATGATCGCAGCAGCAACGGTCATCATCGCAATGCTCCCGCTTGCCCTCATGGATCTCTCGACCCTCAAGGGCTTTGCGATCATCACCATCATGGGTGTGATCGTAGGTGTCGTGGTGACCCGGCCGGCCTACGGCAAGATCATCATGGACATCCTCTCCGAGTAACAAATACCATAGGTTTATCTTTTTTTTTACCGAGTACTCTACCGGGTATGATTTCATGACAAAACCGGTTCTGTACGACTTCTTTGCCACGTGGTGCGGCCCCTGCCAGATGCAGACGCCGATCATCGAAGCCCTGGCAGCCAAACTGGGCGATGCTGTTGAGATTAAAAAGGTTGATGTAGACGAGAACATGGCCCTTGCGGAGAAGTACGGGATCCAGGTTGTCCCGACGCTCATTATCGAAAAAGACGGCAGGGTTGTCCAGAGGATGGAAGGCGTTACCGACGCGGCAACGCTCGAAAAACTGCTCCAGCCGCTGGTGGGATAAGTGAAGATCGGTATCGTCGGCGGCACCGGGGATATCGGCGAGGGCATGACCATGCGCCTCTCCCCCATCTTTGACGTAGTGGTAGGTTCCCGCGAACAGGAGAAGGCAGAGGCCACCTGCACGATGACCCGGGAGACCTTACAGAACCGGGGACAGGCGTGCTCGCTTGCCGGCGCCACCAACCAGGATGCCGTGGACAAGGGCGACATCGTGATCCTCGCGATCCCCTTCAAACACGTTGTCCCGACCCTTTCCGGTCTCCACGGCTTTGAAGACAAGATCGTGATAAGCCCGGTCAACCCGATGGAAAAGATGGACCATTTCGTCTTTGTCCCGCCGGCCGAGGGCTCTGCGGCGCTCATGATAAAAAAGCTCCTCCCCAAAGAGGCGCGGCTCTGCTGTGCGTTCAACACGATCGCGGCAAACCGCTGGAAAGCGATTGACGAGGAACTCTCCTACTCGGTGCCGGTCTGCGGCGATGACGACGATGCAAAGCACCGGGTAATGGATCTCGTCAACAAAATCTCGCACCTCCAGGCGTTTAACGCCGGGCCGCTCTCGGTCTCGACCATGATCGAACCGCTCACCCCGCTGGTGCTCAATATCGCCCGGTACAACAAGATGCACGATGTCGGGATCCAGTTCCGCTGAAGATAAACGTAAGGCGGAACGGATCCTTTCCGTTCTCGAAGAGAAGTACGGCGGGATCTCCTGGTGGCCGGGAGATACCGGCGAGGTGATGATCGGCGCCATCCTCACCCAGCAGACACGTTGGGAGAATGTGAAAAAAGCGCTCGCTCTTTTAAAAGACAAAAACCTCTGCTCGATTGCCGCGCTCCATACGGCTGCACCCGCGGATGTCGAGCAGGCGATCCGGTGCACCGGGTTTTACCGGATGAAAGCGCGCCGGCTTTTCGGCCTTGCAAACTACGTGATGGAAAGCTGCGGGGGGATCGGGCGTATGGAGGGGATGCCGACAGACGAACTCCGCGCCGGCCTCCTCTCGGTAAACGGTGTTGGCGAGGAGACCGCGGACAGTATCCTCTGCTATGGCTTTTTGCGCCCGAGTTTTGTGATCGATGCCTATACAGTGAGGATAGCTGCGTGTGCCGGGATCAAAACGCCGCGCCCGGGCCTGAAAAGCCTCTTCGAGAGCGTGCTTCCCCCGGATACTTCCGCATACAGCCAGGCCCATGCCCGTATTGTTGAATACGCAAAAGAGCGATGTACAACAAAGAGGTGCGAAGGATGCAGGATCCTGGCTTTGAACGGATAGGCAAACGCCTGTTTGCCGAACATCTTGTCGGGGGGAACTTCGGCAACATGAGCGTGCGGAACGATACCGGCTTTTCTATCAAGAGGACCGGGGCCTATCTCGACGACCCGGGCGAACCGGTCTTTGTGCCTTTCAAGGGACCGGTTCCCAAAGAGGCGTCGAGCGAGTACCGCGTCCACCTTGCGGTCTATACTTCGATGCCGTATAAGGCGATCGTACACGCCCATCCCCCGTACGCCATTGCCGCATCCCTCGGCGCCGAC
Protein-coding sequences here:
- a CDS encoding biotin--[acetyl-CoA-carboxylase] ligase, which produces MRRGENTPDSAFKVLEVLERTEGPVSGETISNELGITRSAVWKHINELRMMGYDISSSQKEGYRLTRMSNKLLPYEVHRKLHTKCIGKKMRYLENTPSTIWAGKQLCAEGDVGKMHGMVIIAEEQTGGIGRMGRAWVSPSGGIWITIVLKPTIPVDRIFMITMAGSVAVARAIRKEFGIGALIKWPNDIFIGNKKVAGLLLELSAEADTVHYCLLGMGIDANVAISQFSPALQDTITSISAELGHEVDRASFLARILKEFENHYHLVESGEYDTIIREWKSLSCTLEHRVDIRTLKNSFSGEAVDIDEFGALIIRKDNGKLERVIAGDCIHR
- a CDS encoding DUF2111 domain-containing protein codes for the protein MHRYTFCETAEAGDLEPVVLAIHEIVHRLPVTAKSLYKPGIRIEDGRVVDRNYTGPVLEQAIASDSIVKTTPENGVYKGVPVTVAPIHDHDGHVIGAIGVVDVTGIFDLATLMEHQSAILKQVCGKDPCPLPGESVDSKR
- a CDS encoding RtcB family protein — translated: MIDGVIRLAGDEWEIPKGFVPGMRVPGRFFLSDSLAALLEPGAVQQLANVATMPGIVRSAYGMPDIHWGYGFPIGGVAAFTLDEGVISPGGVGFDINCGVRLFTTPLAKADIKKPRELVESLYKAVPTGVGAKSTQKISPADLTAMMEKGARFAVEAGFGVERDLDRCEDRGCMKQADIRAVSPKARARGIPQGGTLGSGNHFLEVQEVSEIYDEAAAQAFGLVKGQVCCMIHCGSRGLGHQVCTDHLKDLETATKKYQIALPDRQLACAPLQSPEGKAYFGAMAASANYAWANRQLIMDAARRQFMRMFSLAYEDMPLVYDVTHNVAKIEEYAVDGHRVPLCVHRKGATRSFGPGAPDLPPDLTGIGQPVIIPGSMGTSSYVLKGTTAAMERTFGSTCHGSGRVMSRSQAKKKQTGKEVADHLLEQGIIVRAPNEAAIADEAPEVYKPSSEVVEVVARAGISALVARLTPIGVIKG
- a CDS encoding archease, which codes for MSFKEIPHTADVKIQALAPTPGALFGEACAALMQVMYGDDRRGGTKRECNLTGEDQESLLCDFLSEVLYLSEVDGLVFSCADVKLDGLNLYAVLDGEPFDPARHNKGTGVKGISYSGLKISHDAKGYMLEIVFDV
- a CDS encoding DUF2551 domain-containing protein, yielding MRSQFEIERMIEGRLMAYLNRDKTGLRREVLRLFLRIRQVTITAIMEGLKNQFSVSFHAIASMVGIIASRIGILRVSRSVGGITTYELKEKYSSMVVRLVGA
- a CDS encoding protein translocase subunit SecF produces the protein MGLFSYNIEKYSPKQLVIIPLVLLAIALVVLAYVTVTVGMPVKPGIDFSGGTAITVITPDSSDQLRAVFADYPLVSISEGVNNGKFLTFSAMDDTKYQGLTKLVSEKYPDARIDQIGEAFGKTLQDQALLAMILAFIGMAIVVFISFRTFVPSVAVVLSAFADMVMTAAMMNVVGIPLTLGTTAALLMLIGYSVDSDILLTTRVLKRQGKLNEKLSGAFHTGIIMTSTTLAAVVVLLIVSWIGQVQVVEEISAVLLIGLIFDIMNTWLTNVGILKWYVTKGGGK
- a CDS encoding preprotein translocase subunit SecD, with amino-acid sequence MKHDKVKALATDWRVLTLAILLILSVVAIYPHFDDNGNLTTNLQYGLDLQQGAWLQLEFQSEVVGYSTTQPVDTFVTNLSKSLDADVEVVDANHLEIRKYYTQAQLEPYFAASGGKIVSYQQGVSKDTAADVKTILENKINSMGTKDAKVNVLTGVNGVARYVRVEMAGVDMNEAQQIVGKQGKFEIRIQTAGNQTEHVLYGDSITSVQTPNKDTRGDWGVSFTLSPAGAETFRQAAIKYGATTDPNNHQLAMILDNKTVYSAPLSTDLASSLQSTATHSMTASTGTGTYGMQQATDLEIHLRAGALPVDVKIAGSGSTSASLGAHYMTMCMIAFILALITVGFVIYYRYREPRIVLPMVLINASEIVILLGFISAIKFQMDLPTIAGLIAVVGTGIDQLVVITDEILHEGIVPSPNVYLKRLGRALTIIMIAAATVIIAMLPLALMDLSTLKGFAIITIMGVIVGVVVTRPAYGKIIMDILSE
- the trxA gene encoding thioredoxin yields the protein MTKPVLYDFFATWCGPCQMQTPIIEALAAKLGDAVEIKKVDVDENMALAEKYGIQVVPTLIIEKDGRVVQRMEGVTDAATLEKLLQPLVG
- the npdG gene encoding NADPH-dependent F420 reductase produces the protein MKIGIVGGTGDIGEGMTMRLSPIFDVVVGSREQEKAEATCTMTRETLQNRGQACSLAGATNQDAVDKGDIVILAIPFKHVVPTLSGLHGFEDKIVISPVNPMEKMDHFVFVPPAEGSAALMIKKLLPKEARLCCAFNTIAANRWKAIDEELSYSVPVCGDDDDAKHRVMDLVNKISHLQAFNAGPLSVSTMIEPLTPLVLNIARYNKMHDVGIQFR
- a CDS encoding endonuclease III domain-containing protein, which produces MSGSSSAEDKRKAERILSVLEEKYGGISWWPGDTGEVMIGAILTQQTRWENVKKALALLKDKNLCSIAALHTAAPADVEQAIRCTGFYRMKARRLFGLANYVMESCGGIGRMEGMPTDELRAGLLSVNGVGEETADSILCYGFLRPSFVIDAYTVRIAACAGIKTPRPGLKSLFESVLPPDTSAYSQAHARIVEYAKERCTTKRCEGCRILALNG
- a CDS encoding aldolase, which gives rise to MQDPGFERIGKRLFAEHLVGGNFGNMSVRNDTGFSIKRTGAYLDDPGEPVFVPFKGPVPKEASSEYRVHLAVYTSMPYKAIVHAHPPYAIAASLGADEIVPLDSEGEMFCRTIPVVAGAPGTQGLADAVARAMTEHKLVVARGHGTFAAGATLDEAFQLTSLAEHSSRIIAYKRMFFPDPVQDRF